The Vibrio tubiashii genome includes a window with the following:
- a CDS encoding formate--tetrahydrofolate ligase: MLSDIEICRETKLHPISQVAERAGLHANEFHSQGKHKAKVSLHSLKRLQENSTGKLILVTAITPTPLGEGKTVTTIGLSQGVAKLKRSVMACIRQPSMGPVFGVKGGAAGGGYSQVAPMEELNLHLTGDIHAVTAAHNLAAAAIDARIYHEQRQGYKDFEQRSGLTALKIDPQRVVWKRVMDHNDRALRMVTVGQNEANKTINGFERQDGFDISAASELMAILALASDLKDLRARISRIVVAYDIEGKPITTEDLQVAGAMAVSMKEAIEPTLMQTLEGVPTLIHAGPFANIAHGNSSIIADNIATKLCDYTVTEGGFGSDMGFEKACNIKAQMSGKSPDCAVIVATMRGLKANSGHYDLKPGQAIPDSLFENDESALIAGFENLKWHINNVNKYGVPAVVAINRFPQDSDQELQALKAMIEALPNDVEVAISEGFAKGGDGTVELAEKVIAQCDKTAHFKPLYQFSQTTEEKLMAVAEAGYGACGVTLSYQARKQLDELKQHGFDDLAVCLAKTPLSISTNGSIKGAPSGFDVPIRELRLCAGAGFVYALCGNVMTMPGLPEKPAFMNLDLDDEGNIIGLS; this comes from the coding sequence ATGCTGTCTGATATTGAGATCTGTCGCGAGACAAAACTACACCCAATTTCTCAAGTTGCTGAGCGTGCCGGTTTGCATGCCAACGAATTCCATAGCCAAGGAAAGCACAAGGCTAAAGTAAGTTTGCACAGTCTCAAACGTCTGCAGGAAAACTCAACTGGCAAGCTTATTCTGGTTACCGCGATTACGCCAACGCCACTTGGCGAAGGTAAAACAGTGACGACGATTGGCCTGTCTCAGGGCGTTGCCAAACTCAAACGTTCAGTCATGGCATGTATACGCCAACCTTCAATGGGCCCTGTATTTGGTGTCAAAGGTGGCGCGGCGGGCGGCGGTTACTCTCAGGTGGCTCCAATGGAAGAGCTAAACCTGCACCTTACAGGTGATATTCATGCGGTTACCGCAGCGCACAACTTAGCCGCAGCGGCCATAGATGCGCGTATCTATCACGAGCAACGTCAAGGCTATAAAGACTTTGAACAGCGCAGTGGTTTGACTGCCCTCAAAATCGACCCTCAGCGCGTTGTCTGGAAGCGTGTCATGGACCACAACGACCGAGCACTTCGTATGGTTACTGTCGGTCAGAATGAAGCCAACAAAACGATTAATGGCTTCGAACGCCAAGATGGATTTGATATTTCAGCCGCTTCCGAGCTGATGGCGATTCTTGCTCTAGCTTCTGATTTAAAAGACCTTCGCGCTCGCATTAGCCGTATAGTTGTTGCTTACGACATCGAAGGCAAACCTATCACCACGGAAGATTTGCAGGTCGCGGGTGCCATGGCAGTCAGCATGAAAGAAGCGATTGAGCCAACCTTGATGCAAACCTTAGAAGGCGTTCCAACGCTTATTCACGCAGGTCCGTTTGCCAATATTGCTCACGGTAACTCATCGATAATCGCTGACAACATCGCGACAAAACTGTGTGATTACACTGTGACTGAGGGCGGGTTTGGTTCAGATATGGGGTTTGAGAAAGCGTGTAATATCAAAGCTCAAATGTCTGGTAAATCACCTGATTGTGCGGTGATAGTGGCTACAATGCGTGGCCTCAAAGCGAACTCCGGGCACTACGACCTAAAACCAGGTCAAGCGATACCTGATTCGCTATTTGAAAATGACGAGAGCGCCCTCATTGCAGGCTTCGAAAACCTAAAATGGCATATTAACAACGTCAACAAGTACGGTGTGCCTGCGGTCGTTGCGATCAACCGCTTCCCGCAAGATAGTGACCAAGAACTTCAAGCGCTAAAAGCTATGATTGAAGCGTTACCAAATGATGTCGAAGTCGCTATCAGTGAAGGCTTTGCCAAAGGAGGTGACGGCACAGTAGAGTTAGCAGAGAAAGTCATCGCACAATGTGACAAAACTGCCCACTTCAAACCTCTGTACCAATTTAGCCAGACAACCGAAGAAAAACTGATGGCTGTTGCTGAAGCCGGTTATGGCGCTTGTGGGGTTACATTGAGCTACCAAGCAAGAAAACAACTTGATGAGTTAAAACAACACGGCTTTGATGACTTAGCGGTTTGCCTTGCGAAAACGCCGCTATCTATTTCTACCAATGGCAGCATCAAAGGCGCGCCTTCTGGCTTTGATGTTCCAATCCGCGAACTGAGACTGTGTGCGGGTGCGGGCTTTGTTTATGCGCTTTGTGGCAATGTAATGACAATGCCGGGCTTACCAGAGAAGCCTGCGTTTATGAATCTCGATCTCGATGACGAAGGCAATATTATTGGCTTAAGCTAA
- a CDS encoding fatty acid cis/trans isomerase: protein MNLRTFLMMAVVLTFAGCATYAGLNYDQLFGEPNVQERRTDVNSAESDFFLTEVKPIIDKRCVVCHACYDAPCQLKMSSVEGIDRGSSKELIYQGTRLTAATPHRLFEDAQTTQEWRDLGFSPVLNERVQNPTANLEAGLIARMLIQKEAHPLPDQTQLEGFDFSIDRSQVCPTIEEYDQYLQDYPTWGMPYGMPNLASNEYSTLISWLQDGAIMNQPLPLTPEQAQLVIEYETLLNKSSRKVQLAARYIYEHLFLSHLYFSDLNEQQPRFFTLVRSATPPGQPVKRIATRRPYDEPGVSRVYYRLIPEQGTIVDKTHMPFALNEERINDWKEWFIDADYDVAKLPGYTPDIAANPMTAFIDIPVKARFKFMLDNSQNTINAFIKGPVCRGQLALNVINDRFWVFFLDPDKADIPEVNEFYRTQADNLKLPGELESNTLPVTNWVSYSRQQARYLQAKSDFINQWFEGGKHLTTDVIWTGEGTNQNAALTVFRHFDSASVVQGLVGTPPKTAWVLDYALIERIHYLLVAGFDVYGNFGHQLMTRMFMDFLRLEGESNFVALLPREMRHKEHSSWYKDQSTQLSDFLQRNVKPFDQPTQVPYQTDDPKAELYDILQTQLAPVLTNRFKIEQTGMKLENEQLLRSIDNIKGKGLIYLPQIMMLMIESDSGKDQLYTLLHNNAHTNISSLFDEESNRDPANDDLTLVRGVIGSYPAAYLSLKEQQVPKLVEMLKNISSEEDYVKLLDTFAIRRSSDQFWPFSDRIHAWYQEDQPIEFGLLDYNRFENR from the coding sequence ATGAATTTACGTACATTTTTGATGATGGCAGTGGTATTAACGTTCGCTGGCTGTGCCACTTATGCTGGGCTAAATTACGACCAGTTATTTGGCGAGCCTAACGTGCAGGAGCGCCGCACTGATGTGAATAGCGCAGAAAGTGATTTCTTCCTTACCGAAGTTAAGCCCATTATCGATAAACGCTGTGTTGTCTGCCACGCTTGTTACGACGCCCCATGTCAACTCAAGATGTCCTCTGTTGAAGGAATCGATCGCGGTTCAAGTAAAGAACTCATCTATCAAGGGACTCGCCTAACAGCAGCCACACCTCATCGACTATTTGAAGATGCTCAAACTACTCAAGAATGGCGCGATCTTGGTTTTAGCCCAGTCCTCAATGAACGCGTACAAAATCCAACCGCCAACTTAGAAGCCGGACTGATTGCTCGCATGCTGATACAAAAAGAGGCTCACCCGCTACCAGATCAAACTCAACTCGAAGGGTTCGATTTTTCAATTGACCGCTCTCAAGTTTGTCCGACGATTGAAGAGTATGACCAGTACTTACAGGACTACCCGACTTGGGGTATGCCTTATGGGATGCCAAACCTCGCTTCCAACGAATACTCCACGCTGATCAGTTGGCTACAAGATGGTGCGATAATGAATCAGCCGCTGCCTTTAACGCCAGAGCAAGCACAGCTAGTGATCGAATACGAAACATTGCTCAACAAAAGTTCTCGTAAGGTTCAGCTTGCTGCTCGTTACATCTACGAACATCTGTTTTTGTCGCACTTATACTTTTCCGACTTAAACGAACAGCAGCCACGCTTTTTTACCTTAGTGCGCTCAGCGACTCCACCAGGCCAACCAGTGAAGCGCATTGCGACTCGTCGACCGTATGATGAGCCGGGCGTTTCTCGCGTTTATTACCGCTTGATTCCAGAGCAAGGCACCATTGTTGATAAAACTCACATGCCATTTGCCTTGAATGAAGAGCGAATCAATGATTGGAAAGAGTGGTTTATCGACGCGGATTATGATGTTGCGAAGCTACCTGGCTATACCCCAGATATCGCCGCAAACCCTATGACAGCATTTATTGATATTCCAGTTAAAGCGCGCTTCAAGTTTATGCTCGACAATTCCCAGAACACGATTAATGCCTTCATCAAAGGACCAGTGTGTCGTGGGCAATTGGCGCTAAATGTTATCAATGACCGCTTCTGGGTGTTCTTCCTCGACCCAGACAAAGCAGATATTCCTGAAGTGAACGAGTTTTATCGCACGCAAGCAGACAACTTAAAACTGCCTGGTGAACTTGAAAGCAATACCTTACCCGTGACGAACTGGGTATCTTATTCAAGGCAGCAAGCGCGTTATTTACAAGCAAAGTCTGACTTTATCAATCAGTGGTTTGAAGGCGGTAAACATCTAACCACCGATGTCATTTGGACGGGAGAAGGAACCAATCAGAATGCAGCCCTTACGGTATTCAGGCACTTTGATAGTGCTTCTGTTGTTCAGGGCTTAGTCGGCACTCCCCCAAAAACAGCTTGGGTACTAGATTATGCTCTCATCGAACGTATCCACTATTTACTAGTGGCTGGGTTCGATGTTTACGGTAACTTCGGCCATCAGTTAATGACGCGAATGTTTATGGATTTCTTACGCCTAGAAGGCGAAAGTAACTTCGTTGCCCTCCTTCCTAGAGAGATGCGCCATAAAGAACACTCAAGCTGGTACAAAGACCAAAGTACTCAGCTTAGTGACTTCTTACAACGTAACGTTAAGCCGTTTGATCAACCGACACAAGTGCCGTATCAGACAGACGATCCAAAAGCTGAGCTCTATGATATTTTGCAGACTCAACTTGCTCCAGTACTGACTAACCGCTTCAAAATCGAGCAAACGGGAATGAAACTGGAAAATGAGCAATTGCTACGCAGTATCGATAATATCAAAGGCAAAGGGCTTATCTATCTGCCTCAGATAATGATGTTAATGATTGAGTCTGATAGCGGTAAAGATCAGCTCTACACCTTGCTGCACAATAATGCTCATACCAACATTTCCAGTCTATTTGATGAAGAAAGTAACCGCGATCCGGCCAATGATGATCTTACTTTGGTTCGTGGAGTGATCGGCAGCTACCCTGCTGCGTATCTATCACTTAAAGAACAGCAAGTGCCAAAACTGGTCGAAATGTTGAAAAATATTTCGAGCGAAGAAGATTACGTTAAGCTGTTGGATACCTTTGCAATTCGTCGTAGTTCTGACCAATTCTGGCCGTTTAGCGACAGAATTCACGCATGGTACCAAGAGGATCAACCTATCGAATTTGGCCTGCTTGACTACAATAGATTTGAGAATAGGTAG
- a CDS encoding DUF294 nucleotidyltransferase-like domain-containing protein yields MEAELLEIKNFLSQHPPFDELEDDVLNYVTKHVEISYYREDTPIIHFGDEIHDLYMVRSGVVEVYRRKGELYNRLDEGSLFGQMGLLTNNKVRFPAKAIKDTLLYCIPEAVFQELYDEHETFADFVEVEDTARLRQTVSNSSEQNDLTTSKVRTLLTSEAPTIPMSETIQNAAIKMAEENVSSLLIIDPDIAQDDEGDNNPLVGIITDRDLCTRVLAQGLDPSDDVSTVMTTEVISLDHNAYVYEAMLTMLRYNVHHLPVLKDKQPIGIIEATDIVRYESQNSLLLVSTIFQQQSIEELSTLSEQVKDSFVRLVNEDANSHMVGSAMSVIGRSFKQRIIELAEEELGEPPVPYCFVALGSMGRDEQLLVTDQDNAIILDNTFVKEQHDSYFAQLAKIVCDGLDKCGYTYCTGDIMATNPDWRMTRSEWEECFADWIDDPNPKALLNASIFFDLDGVYGRLKWAEHLNGFIVRRSRKNNRFLACLARNAMNRTPPLGFFKDFVMEKDGQHKNSINLKRRGTAPLADLIRVHALAVGSRSKNSFERLDDIHEAGILPKGKARDLSDALEFISMVRIRHQALDVENKIDPDNNIEPENLSDFERRNLKDAFQILSNAQNFLKFRYQASNNFK; encoded by the coding sequence ATGGAAGCAGAGTTATTGGAAATTAAAAATTTCCTATCCCAACACCCACCTTTTGACGAACTCGAAGACGATGTACTCAACTATGTCACCAAACACGTTGAGATTTCTTACTACCGTGAAGATACGCCTATCATCCACTTCGGCGATGAAATCCACGATCTCTATATGGTACGAAGTGGTGTGGTTGAAGTTTATCGACGCAAAGGCGAGCTCTACAATCGTCTTGATGAAGGGTCCTTGTTTGGTCAGATGGGTCTACTGACAAACAACAAAGTGCGTTTCCCTGCCAAAGCGATAAAAGATACTCTGCTCTACTGTATTCCTGAGGCAGTCTTCCAAGAACTCTATGACGAGCATGAAACCTTCGCTGATTTCGTTGAGGTAGAAGATACCGCGCGTTTGCGTCAAACCGTCTCTAATAGCAGTGAACAAAACGACCTGACGACATCCAAAGTAAGAACCCTGCTTACCAGTGAAGCGCCAACCATTCCAATGTCTGAAACGATTCAGAACGCGGCAATCAAAATGGCGGAAGAAAACGTATCTTCACTACTCATCATCGACCCAGATATTGCACAAGATGACGAAGGTGATAACAACCCGCTGGTTGGCATCATTACCGACCGAGACTTATGTACTCGCGTACTCGCTCAGGGGCTAGATCCAAGTGATGACGTGTCAACGGTGATGACCACAGAGGTGATTTCACTCGACCACAACGCTTATGTGTATGAAGCCATGCTGACGATGCTGCGTTATAACGTTCATCACCTTCCTGTGCTAAAGGATAAGCAGCCGATTGGTATCATCGAGGCCACAGATATTGTCCGCTACGAATCTCAAAACTCTCTGTTACTGGTGAGTACCATCTTCCAGCAACAATCAATTGAAGAACTTTCTACCCTCTCTGAGCAGGTAAAAGACAGCTTCGTGCGTTTGGTGAATGAAGACGCCAACTCACATATGGTGGGAAGCGCGATGTCAGTAATTGGGCGAAGCTTTAAGCAGCGAATCATTGAACTCGCTGAAGAAGAGCTTGGTGAACCACCGGTACCATACTGCTTTGTTGCACTCGGCTCGATGGGTCGAGACGAACAACTGCTGGTCACTGACCAAGACAATGCCATCATTCTTGATAACACCTTTGTCAAAGAGCAACACGACAGTTACTTTGCTCAGCTAGCAAAAATTGTCTGTGACGGCTTAGACAAATGCGGTTACACCTACTGTACTGGCGACATTATGGCAACCAATCCCGATTGGCGCATGACTCGTTCCGAGTGGGAGGAGTGTTTTGCCGATTGGATTGATGATCCAAACCCTAAAGCCCTACTTAACGCCTCGATATTCTTTGACCTTGATGGCGTCTATGGCCGCCTAAAATGGGCTGAACACCTCAACGGGTTTATTGTGCGCCGTTCACGTAAGAATAATCGCTTCCTTGCCTGTTTAGCCCGCAATGCAATGAACCGCACTCCTCCGCTCGGCTTCTTTAAAGACTTCGTGATGGAGAAAGATGGCCAGCATAAGAACTCCATCAACCTCAAACGTCGTGGTACAGCGCCATTGGCGGATTTGATTCGTGTACATGCGCTTGCCGTCGGCTCTCGCTCTAAGAACTCTTTTGAGCGACTAGATGATATTCACGAGGCGGGTATTCTGCCTAAAGGCAAAGCTCGTGACTTGAGTGATGCACTTGAGTTTATCTCTATGGTGCGGATTCGCCACCAAGCCCTAGACGTTGAAAACAAGATTGATCCTGATAACAACATCGAGCCGGAAAATTTGTCAGATTTTGAGCGCCGTAATTTGAAAGACGCATTCCAAATCCTGAGTAACGCGCAAAACTTCTTAAAGTTCCGTTACCAAGCGAGCAACAACTTTAAGTGA
- a CDS encoding 3'-5' exonuclease, producing the protein MLKKMMTPPSIDWQTKFSRKLEVAQNDALKQYYQAGVPAPSTPLEEVTFLAMDFETTGLDSDEDDIITIGTVPFNLNRIFINQAQHWTVKPRKQLAEESVVIHGITHTDVLDAPDLIGVYEEILAQMAGKIMVVHYQRIEREFFDKALNARIKEGIEFPVVDTMHIETQLQQKASGGILNKIRGRKPESVRLGASRSRYGLPLYTPHHALTDAVATAELLQAQIAHNYDRSLPISQLWI; encoded by the coding sequence ATGCTGAAAAAAATGATGACTCCACCCTCTATTGATTGGCAAACCAAGTTCAGCCGTAAGTTGGAGGTCGCCCAGAACGATGCTTTAAAGCAATATTATCAAGCGGGAGTCCCTGCCCCTTCGACTCCGCTTGAAGAGGTCACCTTTCTTGCTATGGACTTTGAAACCACCGGGCTTGATTCCGACGAGGATGACATCATTACCATAGGTACTGTGCCATTTAATCTCAATCGCATTTTTATCAATCAAGCGCAGCACTGGACCGTAAAACCTCGCAAGCAGTTAGCAGAAGAGTCAGTCGTCATACACGGGATTACCCACACCGATGTGTTAGACGCACCAGATCTGATTGGCGTTTATGAAGAGATACTTGCCCAGATGGCAGGTAAGATCATGGTGGTTCATTACCAGCGAATTGAGCGTGAGTTTTTTGATAAAGCGCTTAATGCACGCATCAAAGAAGGCATTGAGTTTCCAGTTGTCGATACCATGCACATCGAAACTCAGTTGCAGCAAAAAGCCAGTGGCGGGATTTTAAATAAGATACGAGGGAGAAAGCCTGAATCGGTAAGACTTGGAGCTAGTCGCTCTCGGTATGGTCTACCCCTCTACACGCCACACCATGCATTGACCGATGCGGTGGCGACAGCTGAACTTCTGCAAGCGCAAATTGCCCATAACTACGATAGAAGCCTGCCTATCAGCCAACTATGGATTTAG